The following coding sequences lie in one Allochromatium vinosum DSM 180 genomic window:
- the cysE gene encoding serine O-acetyltransferase, with product MFNRIREDILCVFDRDPAARNAFEILSTYPGLHAVMVHRIAHRLWRRDFKWSARVLSNIARLFTGIEIHPGAVIGRRFFIDHGMGVVIGETAVIGDDCTLYHGVTLGGTSWQKGKRHPTLGRDVVVGAGAKVLGPIEIGDGARIGSNAVVVKAVPPGATAVGVPGRIIEPERDATTRRRADTAKRIGFDAYGATRDAPDPVANAINRMLDHIHHMDQRLESMSRILEQHGLMEHFEHDGDLDTVAIEPATQPDAARPDDPTRARG from the coding sequence ATGTTCAACCGCATCCGAGAAGACATCCTGTGCGTCTTCGACCGCGACCCGGCGGCACGCAACGCCTTCGAGATCCTCAGCACCTATCCGGGTCTGCACGCCGTCATGGTGCATCGGATCGCTCATCGGCTCTGGCGGCGCGATTTCAAATGGTCGGCGCGCGTGCTGTCGAACATCGCGCGCCTGTTCACCGGCATCGAGATCCATCCGGGGGCGGTGATCGGTCGGCGCTTCTTCATCGACCACGGCATGGGCGTGGTCATCGGCGAGACGGCCGTCATCGGCGACGACTGCACCCTCTATCACGGCGTGACCCTGGGCGGGACGAGCTGGCAGAAGGGCAAGCGTCACCCGACGCTCGGACGCGACGTGGTGGTCGGCGCCGGGGCCAAGGTACTCGGCCCGATCGAGATCGGCGACGGCGCGCGCATCGGCTCCAACGCGGTGGTGGTCAAAGCGGTCCCGCCCGGCGCCACCGCCGTCGGCGTGCCCGGACGCATCATCGAACCCGAGCGCGACGCCACCACCCGCCGCCGCGCCGACACCGCCAAGCGCATCGGCTTCGATGCCTATGGCGCCACGCGCGACGCGCCCGACCCGGTCGCCAACGCCATCAACCGAATGCTCGATCACATCCATCACATGGATCAGCGGCTCGAATCCATGTCGCGCATTCTGGAGCAGCATGGACTCATGGAGCACTTCGAGCACGATGGCGATCTGGACACCGTGGCGATCGAACCCGCGACCCAGCCCGACGCCGCCCGGCCGGATGACCCGACGCGCGCTAGGGGATAA
- the iscR gene encoding Fe-S cluster assembly transcriptional regulator IscR — MRLTTKGRYAVTAMLDLAIHQGQGPIALADIAQRQGISLSYLEQLFAKLRKRGLVTSVRGPGGGYNLARKPVEIHVAEVIAAVDESVDTTRCGGAHNCQNNGPCLTHDLWHDLSDRIYDYLNQIDLQTLVDQRDSLGQRPPTTCAAVDVKLDVQRIRLGA, encoded by the coding sequence GTGAGACTGACGACCAAAGGCCGCTATGCCGTCACCGCGATGCTGGATCTGGCCATCCATCAGGGGCAGGGTCCGATCGCCCTGGCCGACATCGCCCAGCGGCAGGGCATCTCGCTGTCCTATCTCGAACAGCTCTTCGCCAAGCTGCGCAAGCGTGGTCTCGTGACCAGTGTGCGGGGTCCGGGCGGCGGCTACAATCTGGCGCGTAAACCGGTCGAGATCCATGTCGCCGAGGTGATTGCCGCCGTCGACGAGAGCGTGGACACCACCCGCTGCGGCGGCGCGCACAACTGTCAGAACAACGGCCCCTGTCTGACTCATGATCTCTGGCATGATCTGAGCGATCGTATCTACGACTATCTCAACCAGATCGATCTTCAGACGCTGGTCGATCAGCGCGACAGCCTGGGTCAGCGTCCGCCGACCACCTGCGCGGCGGTCGATGTCAAGCTCGACGTCCAGCGGATTCGCCTCGGCGCCTGA
- a CDS encoding molecular chaperone Hsc20, giving the protein MLNSQKNYFELFDLPVGFALDSGVLAERYRALVRAVRADFLSDEEDETARSLARIDLAYQTLTEPLARAEYLFRLYGVEGTETGGDDDSASTTLVDEMERQEALVAATNRSDPGAALSEVLTRLAERGAALDKELHQLFADPSPHNLGAAREVVRQLQGLARCQRETEERQAELLRPRPA; this is encoded by the coding sequence GTGTTGAATTCACAGAAAAACTACTTCGAACTCTTCGACCTGCCGGTCGGCTTCGCGCTCGACTCCGGCGTGCTGGCCGAGCGCTATCGCGCCCTGGTGCGCGCGGTACGGGCCGATTTCCTCAGCGACGAGGAAGACGAGACCGCCCGTTCGCTGGCGCGCATCGATCTGGCCTATCAGACGTTGACCGAGCCGCTGGCGCGTGCCGAATATCTCTTCCGGCTCTATGGCGTGGAAGGGACCGAGACCGGCGGTGACGACGATTCGGCGAGCACCACGCTCGTCGATGAGATGGAGCGCCAGGAGGCGCTGGTCGCGGCCACCAACCGTTCCGATCCAGGCGCGGCCCTGTCCGAGGTGCTGACGCGCCTGGCCGAGCGCGGGGCGGCGCTCGACAAAGAACTGCACCAACTCTTCGCCGATCCCTCACCGCACAATCTGGGCGCCGCGCGCGAGGTCGTGCGTCAGCTCCAGGGACTCGCCCGCTGCCAGCGCGAGACCGAGGAGCGGCAGGCCGAACTGCTCCGGCCACGTCCGGCCTGA
- a CDS encoding rhodanese-like domain-containing protein, with amino-acid sequence MTEELPTGLSPREALEMLESHPQAILVDIRSSMEFLFVGHPKGAVHVPWIDEPDWVVNPDFVTEIRKLVLGGAVCEQRQGCAPIILICRSGKRSLEAGRALIREGFKSVFHVDEGFEGELDEQHHRSTLGGWRFHGLPWEQC; translated from the coding sequence ATGACCGAAGAGCTGCCGACAGGCCTCTCGCCCCGAGAAGCGCTCGAAATGCTCGAATCCCATCCACAGGCCATCCTGGTCGATATCCGCTCGTCCATGGAGTTCCTGTTCGTCGGACACCCCAAGGGCGCGGTCCACGTCCCCTGGATCGACGAACCCGACTGGGTGGTCAACCCCGACTTCGTCACCGAGATCCGCAAGCTGGTGCTCGGCGGCGCGGTTTGCGAGCAGCGCCAGGGCTGCGCACCGATCATCCTCATCTGCCGCAGCGGCAAGCGCTCGCTGGAGGCCGGCCGGGCCTTGATCCGCGAGGGCTTCAAGTCGGTGTTCCACGTCGACGAGGGATTCGAGGGCGAACTCGACGAGCAGCACCATCGCAGTACCCTCGGCGGCTGGCGTTTCCACGGACTGCCCTGGGAACAGTGCTAG
- a CDS encoding lysophospholipid acyltransferase family protein — protein sequence MRMMAHLPLPLIHRLGAVVGWIVARWPNRQRRNALLNIALCFPELTSAEQRRLRDRNLGEFGKTYLEIAYLWLRPVDHVLSLVREVRGAEWLERRPGQGLIVLSPHHGAWELAGLYLAAQGRTAIFYKPQRYLDDLIRESRARTGADLAPITARGIRVLVEALERGDFVGILPDQEPKADKGAVFAPFFGMPAFSMLLVNRLARRTGAPVIFLFAERLADGSGFVIHCLPAPEGIDSEDDGVAATALNRGIEQCVRVCPEQYLWPYKRFRRRPEGLPKVYTGSLDDGHALEQARRVREALKTPQDIAPAPDQT from the coding sequence ATGCGGATGATGGCGCATCTGCCGTTGCCGCTGATCCACCGGCTGGGCGCCGTCGTGGGCTGGATCGTGGCGCGCTGGCCGAATCGGCAGCGGCGCAATGCGCTGCTCAACATTGCGCTCTGTTTCCCGGAACTGACCTCCGCCGAACAACGACGTCTGCGCGACCGCAATCTCGGCGAGTTCGGCAAGACCTATCTGGAGATCGCCTATCTCTGGCTGCGGCCGGTCGATCATGTGCTGTCGCTGGTGCGTGAGGTGCGCGGGGCCGAATGGCTCGAACGCCGGCCGGGGCAGGGACTGATCGTGCTCTCGCCGCATCATGGCGCCTGGGAGCTGGCCGGACTCTATCTGGCGGCCCAGGGACGCACGGCCATCTTCTACAAGCCGCAGCGCTATCTCGACGACCTGATCCGCGAGTCGCGCGCGCGCACCGGCGCGGATCTGGCGCCTATCACGGCGCGCGGAATCCGGGTGCTGGTCGAGGCGCTGGAGCGGGGGGATTTCGTCGGCATCCTGCCCGATCAAGAGCCGAAAGCGGACAAGGGAGCGGTCTTTGCGCCCTTCTTCGGGATGCCGGCCTTCAGCATGCTGCTGGTCAACCGGCTGGCGCGGCGCACCGGCGCGCCCGTGATCTTCCTGTTCGCCGAACGGCTGGCCGATGGGAGCGGGTTCGTCATTCACTGTCTGCCGGCTCCCGAGGGGATCGACAGCGAGGATGATGGCGTAGCGGCAACGGCACTCAATCGCGGCATCGAGCAGTGCGTGCGCGTCTGCCCCGAGCAGTATCTCTGGCCCTACAAGCGCTTTCGCCGCCGCCCGGAGGGTCTGCCCAAGGTCTATACCGGATCGCTCGACGATGGGCACGCGCTCGAACAGGCGCGCCGCGTGCGCGAGGCCCTGAAGACGCCTCAGGACATCGCGCCCGCGCCGGATCAGACGTAG
- a CDS encoding rhodanese-like domain-containing protein: MYSSFNPERPVGLMDFVASAKSRIQEIAPEALSQTLDARRSDPLIVDVRESSEHEQGHIEGALLVPRGILEAAADPAYPKHMPELAAARERPVVLYCATGGRSAMGAAVLQMMGYKDVLSLAGGFAGWEAAGLPVKREARYV, translated from the coding sequence ATGTACAGCAGTTTCAACCCGGAGCGACCCGTGGGCCTCATGGATTTCGTGGCCTCGGCCAAATCGCGCATTCAGGAGATCGCGCCCGAGGCGTTGAGCCAGACGCTCGACGCGCGGCGGTCGGATCCTCTGATCGTCGACGTGCGCGAGTCCTCCGAACACGAGCAGGGACATATCGAAGGCGCCCTGCTCGTGCCGCGCGGCATCCTGGAGGCTGCGGCCGATCCCGCCTACCCCAAGCACATGCCGGAACTGGCAGCGGCGCGTGAGCGCCCGGTCGTGCTCTATTGCGCCACGGGCGGACGCTCGGCCATGGGCGCTGCCGTCCTGCAAATGATGGGCTACAAGGATGTCCTGAGTCTGGCCGGCGGTTTCGCCGGCTGGGAGGCCGCCGGCCTGCCCGTCAAGCGCGAGGCGCGCTACGTCTGA
- a CDS encoding thioredoxin family protein, translating to MTTHRSRILALSLGALLSLPLPAQEGENTAQTEQATSTGKILGTRQSVHPDWFKDSFLDIDEDIDEATQHGKHVILLLEMNGCPYCARMVEENFAQASYRDFIQEKFDVIVLNVQGDREVALDAETSLPEKEVARQLGVRYTPTVIFLNAGGEPVARVDGYRNATDFKRVLDYVATRAYAKQTLAEFIAAESTSDYGFRPHPRLQSITDLSTVKDQPLAVLFEDAQCAAACNALHDGHLAAPEVDAALAPFVLVRLDAQADTPITTPDGRQTTARAFAEELDIDYRPTLVLYDRGREITRIANELYRYHFIGILEYVGQRHYQTYPDSPFDYINAKTAERLAAGQDVHIADD from the coding sequence ATGACCACACACAGATCCCGAATCCTCGCCCTGTCGCTGGGCGCCCTGCTCTCCCTGCCGCTGCCGGCTCAGGAGGGTGAGAACACGGCGCAGACCGAACAGGCCACATCCACCGGCAAGATCCTCGGCACGCGCCAATCGGTCCACCCGGACTGGTTCAAGGACAGCTTCCTCGACATCGACGAGGACATCGACGAGGCGACACAGCACGGCAAGCATGTGATCCTGCTGCTGGAGATGAACGGCTGCCCCTATTGCGCACGGATGGTCGAGGAGAACTTCGCTCAGGCGTCCTATCGCGACTTCATCCAGGAGAAGTTCGACGTCATCGTGCTCAATGTCCAGGGCGATCGCGAGGTGGCACTGGATGCCGAGACCAGCCTGCCCGAAAAGGAGGTCGCCCGTCAGCTCGGGGTGCGCTACACCCCAACCGTCATCTTCCTGAACGCCGGCGGCGAGCCGGTCGCGCGGGTCGATGGCTATCGCAACGCCACGGACTTCAAGCGCGTGCTCGATTATGTGGCCACGCGCGCCTACGCGAAGCAGACCCTGGCCGAGTTCATCGCCGCTGAAAGCACGAGCGATTACGGTTTCCGCCCGCATCCGCGCCTCCAGTCCATCACGGACCTGAGCACGGTCAAGGATCAGCCGCTCGCCGTGCTGTTCGAGGATGCCCAGTGCGCGGCGGCCTGCAACGCCCTGCACGACGGTCATCTGGCCGCCCCCGAGGTCGATGCCGCCCTGGCGCCTTTCGTCCTGGTCCGGCTCGACGCACAGGCCGACACGCCCATCACCACGCCCGACGGACGCCAGACCACTGCGCGCGCCTTCGCCGAAGAGCTGGACATCGACTACCGTCCGACCCTGGTGCTCTACGATCGGGGTCGCGAGATCACCCGTATCGCCAACGAGCTCTACCGCTATCACTTCATCGGAATTCTGGAATACGTCGGCCAGCGGCACTATCAAACGTACCCGGACAGCCCCTTCGATTACATCAACGCCAAGACCGCCGAACGGCTCGCGGCCGGCCAGGACGTCCATATCGCCGACGATTGA
- a CDS encoding ABC transporter ATP-binding protein, whose amino-acid sequence MNPLIADLAFSRPGFDLRLAIRTPATGITALIGPSGGGKTTLLRLLAGLERPQAGHIRHGERIWFDSARRIDLAPGRRRLGFLFQQAALFPHLSVAGNIAYGLPSGVDREREVARWLARLQLAGFAARRPDSLSGGQRQRVALARALAPRPSVLLLDEPFSAVDPDLRQSLRLAFLELMLEQPTPTLLVTHDLDDVRQLADWVGVVIDGGLRQFGPTAEVFARPVDAEVARILGWPNLLPVDHWEGDVAHGGWGRVRVAASPDEPRAEVIAIRPDGLRLGDALGLEIEITRVIALDDDRTLLGRLPDHTAIQIRLDRRTPTPRPGSRTRLGIPHAAIIPLSGRATDAEATRCNPCLL is encoded by the coding sequence ATGAATCCACTGATCGCCGATCTCGCTTTCTCCCGGCCCGGCTTTGATCTGCGACTGGCGATCCGGACGCCCGCCACCGGCATCACCGCCCTCATCGGCCCATCCGGCGGCGGCAAGACGACCCTGCTCAGACTCCTGGCCGGACTGGAACGCCCGCAGGCCGGACACATCCGGCATGGCGAGCGGATCTGGTTCGACAGCGCCCGTCGGATCGATCTGGCGCCCGGTCGCCGTCGGCTGGGATTTCTGTTCCAGCAGGCCGCGCTCTTCCCGCATCTGAGCGTCGCCGGCAACATCGCCTATGGATTGCCGTCCGGCGTCGATCGCGAACGCGAGGTCGCCCGCTGGCTGGCACGCCTGCAACTCGCCGGATTCGCCGCGCGGCGACCGGACTCACTCTCCGGCGGTCAGCGCCAGCGCGTGGCTCTGGCCCGTGCCCTGGCACCCCGGCCCAGCGTCCTGCTGCTCGACGAGCCCTTCTCGGCCGTGGACCCCGATCTGCGTCAGTCGCTGCGTCTTGCATTCCTGGAGCTGATGCTGGAGCAGCCGACCCCGACGCTGCTGGTCACGCATGACCTGGATGACGTGCGCCAGCTCGCCGACTGGGTCGGAGTCGTCATCGACGGCGGACTGCGCCAGTTCGGTCCCACGGCGGAGGTCTTTGCTCGCCCGGTCGATGCCGAGGTCGCGCGGATACTCGGTTGGCCCAACCTGCTCCCGGTCGACCACTGGGAGGGAGACGTCGCGCACGGAGGCTGGGGCCGGGTTCGGGTTGCGGCGAGTCCGGATGAGCCACGCGCCGAGGTCATCGCCATCCGGCCCGATGGACTGCGTCTCGGCGACGCGCTGGGACTGGAGATCGAGATCACCCGCGTCATCGCACTGGACGACGACCGGACACTGCTGGGCCGCCTGCCCGATCACACGGCCATCCAGATCCGGCTCGACCGCCGGACCCCGACACCGAGGCCCGGCAGTCGCACCCGACTCGGAATCCCACACGCGGCGATCATCCCCTTGTCGGGACGCGCCACGGACGCCGAGGCGACGCGCTGCAACCCCTGTTTACTCTGA
- a CDS encoding molybdate ABC transporter permease subunit, with amino-acid sequence MTPWLDCSPAALLLSLHVAGVVLVLFLIAGIALGYTLSRPIPLRGLLDALVSVPLVFPPIAIGFLLLMLFGRHGAIGGPLHDWLGWNLVFSFPALVLAAFIAGLPLVVKPIQSAIEGSARELIEVSYTLGKGRLATLFLVVIPVIRRHIAAGLILGVGRSFGEVGITLMLGGNILGSTETLSLAIYNQVLDGDFECATRLSLLLGLVSLTLFFWLGRLGRGR; translated from the coding sequence ATGACACCCTGGCTCGACTGCTCTCCGGCGGCCTTGCTGCTCAGCCTGCACGTGGCCGGCGTGGTGCTGGTGCTCTTCCTGATCGCCGGCATCGCCCTGGGCTATACGCTCAGCCGGCCGATTCCGCTGCGTGGTCTGCTCGATGCGCTGGTGTCGGTGCCGCTGGTGTTCCCGCCGATCGCCATCGGCTTCCTGCTGCTGATGCTGTTCGGGCGGCACGGCGCCATCGGCGGACCGCTGCATGACTGGCTCGGCTGGAATCTGGTGTTCTCCTTTCCGGCGCTGGTGCTGGCCGCCTTCATCGCCGGCCTGCCGCTGGTGGTCAAACCGATCCAGTCTGCGATCGAGGGCAGCGCGCGCGAGCTGATCGAGGTGTCCTACACGCTCGGCAAGGGCCGTCTGGCGACCCTGTTCCTGGTCGTGATCCCGGTGATCCGACGCCACATCGCCGCCGGACTGATCCTGGGGGTCGGACGCTCGTTCGGTGAGGTCGGTATCACCCTGATGCTCGGCGGCAACATCCTGGGTTCGACCGAGACCCTGTCGCTGGCCATCTACAATCAGGTGCTCGATGGCGATTTTGAGTGCGCCACCCGGCTGTCGCTCCTGCTCGGTCTGGTGTCGCTGACGCTCTTTTTCTGGCTGGGCCGACTGGGGCGCGGCCGATGA
- the modA gene encoding molybdate ABC transporter substrate-binding protein produces MRLFTLILTLMLSCPASADSLLIAAGAGYKKPLTEIYAAFTQATGLKVEATFGNMQQVLAQTRDSGRVDLVIGEQGFLSKTELFERYLDLGQGRLVLAYGPKRLSGYAALTAPEVERIALPDPKKAIYGRAATQFLERSGLLPQIQPKLMTLATVPQVSAYLVAGTVDAGFINITDALGLQDRIAGFDEIPADLYDPPLIVLAFPNERPASEAANAFADFLGSDAAKTILRLYGL; encoded by the coding sequence ATGCGCCTCTTCACACTCATCTTGACACTGATGTTGTCCTGCCCGGCTTCGGCCGACTCGCTGTTGATCGCCGCCGGTGCGGGCTACAAGAAGCCGTTGACCGAGATCTATGCCGCCTTCACCCAAGCGACCGGCCTCAAGGTCGAGGCGACCTTCGGCAACATGCAGCAGGTATTGGCTCAGACGCGCGACAGCGGTCGGGTCGATCTGGTCATCGGCGAACAGGGTTTTCTGTCCAAGACCGAACTCTTCGAGCGTTATCTCGACCTGGGTCAAGGGCGGCTGGTACTGGCCTATGGTCCCAAGCGGCTGAGCGGCTATGCGGCCCTGACCGCGCCCGAGGTCGAGCGCATCGCTCTACCCGACCCCAAGAAGGCCATCTACGGCCGCGCGGCGACGCAGTTCCTGGAGCGCAGCGGATTGCTGCCCCAGATACAGCCCAAGCTGATGACCCTGGCGACCGTGCCCCAGGTCTCGGCCTATCTGGTCGCCGGGACGGTCGATGCCGGCTTCATCAACATCACCGACGCCCTGGGCCTACAGGACAGGATCGCCGGCTTCGACGAGATCCCCGCCGATCTCTATGACCCGCCGCTGATCGTCCTGGCCTTCCCGAATGAGCGACCGGCATCCGAGGCCGCCAACGCCTTTGCCGACTTCCTCGGCTCGGACGCGGCAAAGACGATTCTGAGGCTGTACGGACTCTGA
- a CDS encoding TonB-dependent receptor translates to MHRDRSLLLLLCPALTLIPGAASAETQLPVIEVTAAPTPSVAPLAEQDYSASHVDRNGLATLGGAAQANPYRALDLMPSVNLSGLDAYGLSVDQNFMRVRGISAYSYSNLAVTVNGTPSSVSTGRGGVGNLFDLENLEGVTLWRGPQPANVGFGLGNLAGSLNLNILAPTAEPGVRTRVAVGGDDFHKLFARLDTGTFNGGSRLFLSGSTAESDQWRGPGDQSRDTVNAGFTQTLGERGGLELYAAHNRFHRDEYRPLTYAQSQDLGTYGDLGYNAELTGVATQDANYYAYNTQHFEEDNLLARLHWDLSETLRLRFNPYWLSSEGQRRVGKTNTVTVVDIDQEQYGATAELVAQIAPDQSLTFGYWSHRVTSMPPPMSQKVYSLDKQGRPVFSKWGILSDMGARAYESPYFQLQGEQGRWRYSLGLRYLSFRLPGITSYDGTGLPDVSHDAALDLNPAVKSSLSTEATTLTAWLPTLSTRFALTPSLDLKGAYGRTVGNPWMGPLYSVYMSNQKAFQKAGITLQTLWDDLALETSDTVELGLQWRRGDLMLTPTLFYSQLRDKQVTAYDPTVGVSYLQSGVEATAYGAELEASWGIDAHWTLVGSLSWNINRLNDDIRTAGSAVLETDGNQVPDAPEWLAKLGVEYRAGNWSLTPIARYVGRRYGDAANQESVDAYATVDLSAAYRVGRVGALQSLEVDLSLINLFDADYIGTIDVGQDDARPGSIDYYPGTPRTLALSLSANF, encoded by the coding sequence ATGCATCGCGATCGCTCTTTGCTCCTGCTCCTCTGTCCGGCGCTGACGCTGATTCCAGGCGCGGCCAGTGCGGAGACCCAACTGCCCGTCATCGAGGTCACAGCCGCTCCAACTCCGTCGGTCGCGCCACTGGCGGAGCAGGACTACTCGGCCTCGCACGTCGACCGCAACGGACTGGCAACGCTGGGCGGCGCCGCCCAGGCCAATCCCTACCGCGCCCTCGACCTCATGCCCTCGGTCAACCTCTCGGGACTGGACGCCTACGGCCTGAGTGTCGATCAGAATTTCATGCGGGTGCGCGGCATCTCCGCCTACAGCTACAGCAATCTGGCCGTCACGGTGAATGGCACACCGTCGTCGGTCAGCACTGGACGCGGTGGTGTGGGCAATCTCTTCGACCTGGAGAACCTGGAAGGCGTGACCCTCTGGCGCGGTCCGCAGCCGGCCAATGTCGGCTTTGGCCTGGGCAACCTGGCCGGCAGCCTGAATCTGAACATCCTGGCACCGACGGCAGAGCCCGGTGTCCGCACCCGTGTCGCCGTCGGCGGCGATGACTTTCACAAACTCTTCGCCCGTCTGGACACCGGAACCTTCAACGGCGGATCGCGCCTCTTTCTCTCCGGCTCCACCGCCGAGAGCGACCAGTGGCGCGGGCCGGGCGATCAGTCACGCGACACCGTCAATGCCGGCTTCACCCAAACGCTCGGCGAGCGCGGCGGCCTGGAGCTCTATGCCGCGCACAACCGTTTCCATCGCGACGAATACCGCCCCCTGACCTATGCCCAGAGCCAGGATCTCGGCACCTACGGCGACCTGGGCTACAACGCCGAACTGACCGGCGTGGCGACGCAGGACGCCAACTACTACGCCTACAACACCCAGCACTTCGAAGAAGACAACCTGCTCGCCCGCCTGCATTGGGATCTGAGCGAGACCCTGCGACTGCGCTTCAATCCCTATTGGTTATCGAGCGAGGGGCAACGCCGTGTGGGCAAGACCAATACCGTCACCGTCGTCGACATCGACCAGGAGCAGTACGGCGCCACCGCCGAGCTGGTCGCGCAGATCGCCCCCGATCAGAGTCTGACATTCGGCTACTGGAGCCACCGCGTCACCAGTATGCCGCCGCCCATGAGCCAGAAGGTCTACAGCCTCGACAAGCAAGGGCGGCCGGTATTCTCCAAATGGGGCATTCTCTCGGACATGGGCGCGCGTGCCTACGAAAGTCCTTATTTCCAGCTCCAGGGTGAGCAGGGCCGCTGGCGCTACAGCCTGGGCTTGCGCTATCTGAGCTTCCGCCTCCCCGGCATCACCAGCTATGACGGGACAGGACTCCCGGACGTCAGCCACGACGCGGCGCTGGATCTGAATCCGGCCGTCAAGTCCAGCCTCAGCACAGAGGCCACGACGCTGACGGCATGGCTGCCGACGCTGAGCACCCGCTTCGCCCTGACCCCGTCGCTCGACCTCAAGGGCGCCTATGGCCGAACCGTCGGCAATCCCTGGATGGGGCCGCTCTACAGTGTCTACATGAGCAATCAAAAGGCGTTCCAGAAGGCCGGGATTACCTTGCAGACGCTCTGGGATGACCTGGCGCTGGAAACATCGGATACCGTCGAGCTGGGTCTCCAATGGCGCCGGGGCGACCTGATGCTGACTCCGACCCTGTTCTACAGCCAGCTACGCGACAAGCAGGTCACGGCCTACGACCCGACGGTCGGCGTCTCCTACCTCCAGAGTGGTGTCGAGGCCACGGCCTATGGTGCTGAGCTGGAAGCGAGCTGGGGCATCGACGCCCACTGGACCCTGGTCGGCAGTCTCTCCTGGAACATCAATCGGCTGAATGACGACATCCGCACCGCCGGCTCCGCTGTGCTGGAAACGGACGGCAATCAGGTGCCGGATGCGCCCGAGTGGCTCGCCAAGCTCGGCGTCGAGTACCGCGCCGGCAACTGGAGTCTGACTCCGATCGCCCGCTACGTCGGCCGCCGCTATGGCGATGCGGCCAACCAGGAGTCGGTCGACGCCTATGCCACGGTCGATCTCAGCGCCGCCTACCGCGTTGGCCGGGTCGGAGCACTCCAATCGCTGGAGGTCGATCTCTCGCTCATCAATCTCTTCGACGCCGACTACATCGGCACCATCGATGTCGGCCAGGACGACGCGCGTCCGGGCAGCATCGACTACTACCCCGGCACGCCACGCACGCTGGCGCTGTCGCTCTCCGCTAACTTCTGA
- a CDS encoding substrate-binding domain-containing protein: MRLQQLLSRLTAALWLAALAGGAVGGEPPASTTAIRVAAVGGLTLCGVWPELARRAELATGLRIDTVATAPKQDILPLFERGEADLLLIHGSDETFDLLARGIAAPLRAWAQNAHVIAGPPDDPAGVRQAGDGADALRRIALANAPLLSFRDPGSFAIVQRLWRVAGVRPGPQQQLPDDAWPRQRVLEAAARQRAYVVVGHIPIVFGRQPNPGYQVLLAGDPAMRRTYVVVEPGPRHPADAARRASANQLADYLVSPNGQAALSAANQAVATPERPGPWIFPLPQSPASGAAVD, translated from the coding sequence ATGAGACTGCAACAGCTCTTGAGCCGGCTGACTGCGGCACTGTGGCTCGCTGCACTCGCCGGGGGTGCGGTCGGCGGCGAACCTCCGGCGTCCACCACAGCGATTCGTGTCGCGGCGGTCGGTGGTCTGACGCTGTGCGGTGTCTGGCCTGAGCTGGCCCGGCGCGCTGAACTGGCCACCGGGTTGCGCATCGACACTGTCGCCACCGCGCCCAAGCAGGACATCCTGCCGCTGTTCGAGCGCGGCGAGGCCGACCTGCTGCTGATCCATGGCAGCGACGAAACCTTCGATCTGCTGGCCCGTGGCATCGCTGCACCGCTGCGCGCCTGGGCGCAGAACGCCCATGTCATCGCCGGCCCGCCTGACGATCCAGCCGGTGTCCGTCAGGCCGGCGACGGCGCCGACGCCCTGCGTCGCATTGCACTGGCGAATGCGCCCTTACTGAGCTTTCGCGATCCCGGCAGCTTCGCCATCGTCCAGCGGCTGTGGCGCGTGGCCGGCGTGCGACCGGGACCGCAACAGCAGCTCCCGGACGATGCCTGGCCACGCCAGCGCGTGCTGGAGGCCGCCGCTCGACAGCGGGCCTATGTGGTCGTCGGTCACATCCCGATCGTTTTCGGCCGCCAGCCCAATCCCGGCTATCAGGTGTTGCTCGCAGGCGACCCGGCGATGCGTCGCACCTATGTGGTGGTCGAGCCTGGGCCGCGTCACCCGGCGGATGCAGCGCGCCGGGCATCGGCCAATCAGCTTGCGGACTATCTGGTGAGCCCGAACGGCCAAGCGGCGCTCAGCGCCGCGAACCAGGCTGTGGCGACACCGGAACGGCCTGGCCCCTGGATCTTTCCACTGCCTCAATCGCCGGCATCCGGCGCCGCTGTCGACTGA